From Saccharibacillus brassicae:
GACCTTGCTTCGTGCCATGAAGAACACGGCAGGCAGCCAGTGCGGGATCAAAGCGTACACGGATCGCAAAGAAGCGCTGCGAGGAGCCAAATACGTCATCAACGCGATTCAGGTCGGCGGCTACGATCCGTGCACGATCACGGATTTCGAGGTGCCTAAGAAGTACGGGCTGCGCCAGACGATCGCGGATACGCTGGGAATCGGAGGTCTTTTCCGCAATCTGCGCACGATCCCGGTCATGCTGGACATCGCCGCGGATATGCGCGAAGTATGTCCCGACGCCTGGTTCCTGAACTACACGAACCCGATGGCGGTGCTGACGAGCGTCATGAACACGGCGGGCGGCATCAAGACGGTCGGGCTGTGCCACAGCGTCCAGCACTGCATCCCGTCGCTGTTCGAGAATCTGGGCATTGATCAGACGAATGTGCGCGCGAAGATCGCCGGCATCAACCATATGGCCTGGCTGCTCGAAGTGACACGAGGCGGCGAGGACCTGTATCCCGAAATCAAGCGGCTCGCCGCCGAGAAGCAGCAGGAGAAGCACGGCGACATGGTGCGGTTCGAGCTGATGAACCGGTTCGGCTATTACGTGACGGAGTCGTCCGAGCACAATGCGGAATACCACCCGTACTTTATCAAAAAGAACTATCCCGAGCTGATCGAACGCTTCAACATTCCGCTGGACGAATATCCGCGCCGCTGCGTGAACCAGATCCGCGAATGGGGCGAGGTGCGCGACGGCCTCATGCAGAGCGAATCGCTGACCCACGAGCGCAGCGTCGAATACGCCTCGTACATTCTCGAAGCGATGGAGACGGACAAGCCGTTCAAGATCGCCGGCAACGTCATGAACAATGGATTGATCCCGAATCTGCCGCAGGATGCGTGCGTCGAGGTGCCGTGCCTGGTCGACGCTTCGGGCGTGAACCCGACCTATGTCGGCGCGCTGCCTCCGCAGCTCGCGGCGCTGAACCAGACCAACCTCAACACGCAGCGGTTGACGATCGAAGCGGCTTTGACGGGGCAAAGAGAGCATGTGTACCACGCGGCGCTGCTTGATCCGCATACGGCGGCCGAGCTGTCGATCGACGATATCGTATCGCTGTGCGACGACCTGATCGAAGCGCACGGCGAGTGGCTGCCGGCGTTCGCCGGAGAGCGGCGCACCGCTTCGCAGAGCGTCGTCTAGGAAGCGCGGATCGCCGGGCCGCGAAGAAGTCCGCGAACAAGCGCGGCCCGGAATCCGCCGAATCCCGGCGGCTCCGAAGGCTCGGACGTCTTCGTTCAAACACCTTCGGGCGCCTTTCCCGAACGGCCCAAGCGAGCACCGAGCCGTGCGTACCTGCGCTCCAGCCGCAAACCCGCGATAAGCCCGCACATCTTGTGCAGGCTTATTTGCCGTTTTGACCTGTTTTTCCGCGGAGGTTCTGGTACACTGGGGTCAAATCCATCGTCGGCTTATTCCATATCCATACAGAAAAGAGGGCTTTTACACCTATGAATCCCGGCAAAATACGTACGAATTTCGGCAAAAAAGGGCTGCTCGCGCTGTTCGCGCTGCTGCTTGTACTGCCTCTGCTGGCGCTGCCCGCAGCGAATTCCGCCCAGGCGGCCGCCGCGAGCGGCGCAGCGGGCCGCACCAAGACGGTGATCGGCGTATCCGTCGCCACGTTGTGGAAGTCTCCGGGCCTCGCGCGTTCGATCGACGCTCCTTCGCTTGCGGCGCCGGTCGACATGAAGACGTGGACGAACGCGATGAACACGGCGTCCAAGCGCAGATGGCTGACCGGCAAGACGGAGACGCAGGCGCTGTACGGAAGCGAAGTGAAGATCGTGCAGGCCAGAGGAAGCTGGTCGCAGGTCGTCGTCACGGATCAGGCGACTTCCAAAAGCCGCTACGGCTATCCCGGCTGGCTGCCGACCGCGCAGCTGCAGGCGGTCCCGGCCGGCGAATGGAGCGGCACGTCCGGTTCGGAAGCGGTCGTGAGCGCGAAGACGGCGGCGCTGTACAAAGCGGACGGCCGCAGCCGGCTGCTGGACGTCAGCTTCGGCACCCGGCTGCCGGTCGTCTCGGCCTCCGGTCCGTGGATCGAAGTGCGCACGCCGCAGCACGGCACGGCGCGCTTGTCCGCGGCTGACGCGAAGCTCGTCGCCGCCGGCCGGCCGGAAGACCGGCCGACCGGGCAGCAGCTCGTCGACACCGGCAAAGCGTTCCTCGGCCTGCCTTACCTCTGGGCCGGGACGTCCGCGTACGGCTTCGACTGCTCGGGCTTCACGGGCGCGATCTACGCCTACGCCGGCATTGCGCTGCCGCGCGACGCTTCGGAGCAGGCTCTGGCGGGTAAAGCCGTAACAAAGGCGAATTTGCAGCCGGGCGACCTGATGTTTTTTGCCCACAATAACGGCAAAGGCAAAGTGCACCACGTCGCGATGTATGTCGGAGACGGCAAAATGATGCATTCGCCCAAGGCAGGCAAAACGGTGGAGATCATTCCGATCGCCACGGCCGGGTACGCGAACGAGTTTTCCGCGGCCCGCCGCTACCTGAACGATTAAAAATCCGGAACGGTCAAAAAGAGAGATCAAAAAAAAGAAACCGATTGTCAAAGCCCTCGTAAAAGAGGGCATGAGAAGCTTTCAACAGGCTTTTATCCCACAATCGAACAGGAGAGAAAACAAATGAAAGTATCGAGAATCTTGATGTTGGTCGCGGCGGCCTGCGAACTGCTGCTGGCGATTCCCGTTCTCGGCGGCTGGTTCGTACTGGCAACCGGTTGGGGCGCGCTCGGATTCATGT
This genomic window contains:
- a CDS encoding alpha-glucosidase/alpha-galactosidase, with amino-acid sequence MQKITFIGAGSTVFVRNVLGDIMMTPALQGFELALFDIDPQRLGESETLLRAMKNTAGSQCGIKAYTDRKEALRGAKYVINAIQVGGYDPCTITDFEVPKKYGLRQTIADTLGIGGLFRNLRTIPVMLDIAADMREVCPDAWFLNYTNPMAVLTSVMNTAGGIKTVGLCHSVQHCIPSLFENLGIDQTNVRAKIAGINHMAWLLEVTRGGEDLYPEIKRLAAEKQQEKHGDMVRFELMNRFGYYVTESSEHNAEYHPYFIKKNYPELIERFNIPLDEYPRRCVNQIREWGEVRDGLMQSESLTHERSVEYASYILEAMETDKPFKIAGNVMNNGLIPNLPQDACVEVPCLVDASGVNPTYVGALPPQLAALNQTNLNTQRLTIEAALTGQREHVYHAALLDPHTAAELSIDDIVSLCDDLIEAHGEWLPAFAGERRTASQSVV
- a CDS encoding C40 family peptidase, with product MNPGKIRTNFGKKGLLALFALLLVLPLLALPAANSAQAAAASGAAGRTKTVIGVSVATLWKSPGLARSIDAPSLAAPVDMKTWTNAMNTASKRRWLTGKTETQALYGSEVKIVQARGSWSQVVVTDQATSKSRYGYPGWLPTAQLQAVPAGEWSGTSGSEAVVSAKTAALYKADGRSRLLDVSFGTRLPVVSASGPWIEVRTPQHGTARLSAADAKLVAAGRPEDRPTGQQLVDTGKAFLGLPYLWAGTSAYGFDCSGFTGAIYAYAGIALPRDASEQALAGKAVTKANLQPGDLMFFAHNNGKGKVHHVAMYVGDGKMMHSPKAGKTVEIIPIATAGYANEFSAARRYLND